The Marinilongibacter aquaticus genome has a window encoding:
- a CDS encoding conjugal transfer protein TraI: MKKYARMLLLALCISFTVLPVQQANATPIAILEIIKAGIKKVIKAVDLKIQRLQNKTIWLQNAQKTLENTLSKLKLDEISEWTEKQKEQYREYYEELAKVKAIISYYQRIRDITQKQVRLVNEYQHAWQLIQQDDHFTSDEIEYMSEVYSGILEESLNNIDQITLIVQSFTTTMSDAKRLEIINNAADQVDANYDDLMRFNQQNVLLSLSRAKTSIEVQIVKKLYGLPQ, from the coding sequence ATGAAAAAATATGCAAGAATGTTACTGCTTGCCCTTTGTATCTCCTTTACGGTACTACCGGTACAACAGGCGAATGCCACCCCGATAGCCATTCTGGAAATCATCAAAGCAGGCATCAAAAAAGTAATCAAAGCAGTGGATTTAAAAATCCAGCGTTTACAGAACAAGACCATCTGGTTACAGAACGCCCAGAAGACCTTGGAAAACACGCTTTCCAAACTCAAACTGGATGAGATTTCCGAGTGGACAGAAAAACAAAAAGAGCAATACCGGGAGTACTATGAAGAGCTGGCTAAGGTAAAGGCGATTATTTCCTATTACCAGCGCATCCGGGATATTACCCAAAAACAGGTTCGGTTGGTCAATGAATACCAACATGCCTGGCAGCTTATTCAGCAGGATGACCACTTTACCTCGGATGAGATTGAATATATGTCAGAAGTCTACTCCGGAATTCTGGAAGAGAGCCTGAACAACATCGACCAAATTACCCTAATCGTTCAATCCTTTACTACTACGATGAGTGATGCCAAACGCTTGGAGATCATCAACAATGCCGCCGATCAGGTCGATGCCAATTATGATGACCTAATGCGCTTTAATCAGCAGAATGTATTGCTGAGCCTTTCCCGGGCAAAGACTTCCATTGAAGTACAAATCGTGAAAAAATTATATGGACTTCCTCAATAA
- a CDS encoding tellurite resistance TerB family protein — MKKTKILIGLVICGLFCSFRASAQSAEIQQLLLNVEKLTQFKQILSDMKKGYQILEGGYNTIKDISEGNFSLHKAFLDGLMEVSPTVRNYKRVGDIVNYQIILVREYRNAYDRFQSDGNFNPQELAYLGRVYDNLFDESLRNLDELLVIITAGKARMSDDERLQAIDRIYADMQDKLMFLRHFNNNTTILEVQRAKERNDARTIRNSYGINN, encoded by the coding sequence ATGAAAAAGACCAAAATACTTATAGGACTTGTGATCTGCGGGCTCTTCTGCTCTTTCAGGGCATCAGCGCAATCCGCAGAGATACAACAGCTCTTGCTCAATGTAGAAAAACTGACCCAGTTCAAACAGATATTGAGCGACATGAAAAAAGGCTACCAGATATTGGAAGGGGGTTACAATACTATCAAGGATATATCGGAAGGAAACTTTAGCCTGCACAAAGCTTTTTTGGACGGGCTGATGGAAGTAAGCCCCACCGTTCGCAATTACAAACGTGTAGGTGATATTGTAAACTACCAGATAATACTGGTCAGGGAATACCGGAATGCGTATGACCGGTTTCAAAGTGACGGGAATTTTAATCCGCAGGAACTGGCGTATCTCGGACGGGTGTATGATAACCTCTTTGATGAAAGCCTGCGTAACCTCGATGAATTACTGGTCATTATCACAGCAGGTAAAGCCCGTATGAGTGATGATGAACGCTTACAGGCTATTGACCGGATCTATGCCGATATGCAGGACAAACTGATGTTCCTCAGACACTTTAATAATAATACGACCATTCTTGAGGTGCAAAGAGCAAAAGAAAGAAATGATGCCCGCACCATTCGCAATAGCTACGGGATAAACAACTAA
- the traJ gene encoding conjugative transposon protein TraJ gives MATYRKTALLAVTGLLLPFMGSAQGIAGEMNGLHSVLEQLYDEMMPLCSQLIGVGQALAGFAAMWYIASRVWGHLSRAEPIDFYPLFRPFVIGFCVLIFPSVLGLINGIMKPTVTATASMVEGSDRAIAVLLEKKEEAIKKTDVWQMYVGESGDGDRDRWYKYTHDNASPSDEGFFEGIGNDIKFAMSKASYNFRNSVKEWMSEVLRVLFEAAALCIDTLRTFQLVVLAILGPLVFGIAVFDGFQHTLTVWIARYINIFLWLPVANIFGSIIGKIQEKMLEMDIAQVQDYGDTFFSRTDMAYLVFMIIGIVGYFTVPSVANYIVHAGGGGALGQKVTSIFSSSSRAVMEAATGGASMAADAMGNAASRISQSMASNGTTNPYFKDGNSDGGSSGYMNDKLKGNS, from the coding sequence ATGGCAACATATAGAAAAACTGCCTTGCTGGCGGTCACAGGATTGCTATTGCCTTTTATGGGCAGTGCACAGGGCATTGCCGGTGAGATGAACGGCTTGCATAGCGTATTGGAACAACTTTATGATGAAATGATGCCGCTGTGCAGTCAGCTTATTGGTGTGGGACAGGCATTGGCGGGATTTGCCGCTATGTGGTATATCGCTTCCAGGGTCTGGGGACATTTATCAAGAGCGGAACCTATCGACTTTTACCCGCTTTTCCGTCCGTTTGTCATCGGTTTTTGTGTGCTGATATTCCCTTCCGTTCTGGGACTAATCAACGGGATCATGAAACCGACGGTGACCGCTACCGCTTCGATGGTGGAAGGCTCCGACAGGGCAATTGCGGTACTTTTGGAAAAGAAGGAAGAAGCCATCAAAAAAACGGATGTATGGCAGATGTATGTGGGTGAAAGCGGTGATGGTGACCGGGACAGGTGGTATAAATACACCCATGATAATGCCAGTCCCTCCGATGAAGGCTTTTTTGAAGGGATTGGCAACGACATCAAGTTTGCCATGTCCAAAGCCTCTTACAATTTCCGCAATTCGGTCAAGGAATGGATGAGTGAAGTACTGCGGGTACTCTTTGAAGCCGCAGCCTTATGTATTGATACGCTACGCACCTTTCAATTAGTAGTGCTTGCCATATTGGGGCCGCTGGTATTTGGGATTGCTGTCTTTGACGGGTTCCAGCATACCCTGACGGTTTGGATTGCCCGCTATATCAATATTTTTCTCTGGCTTCCGGTAGCCAATATTTTCGGGAGCATTATCGGAAAAATTCAGGAGAAAATGCTGGAAATGGACATTGCCCAGGTACAGGATTACGGGGATACTTTTTTCAGCCGGACGGATATGGCGTATCTGGTCTTTATGATTATTGGCATTGTGGGATACTTTACCGTGCCTTCGGTAGCCAATTACATCGTCCATGCGGGAGGTGGCGGTGCTTTGGGACAGAAAGTCACCAGTATCTTCAGCAGTTCCTCCAGAGCGGTTATGGAAGCAGCTACAGGCGGAGCCAGCATGGCGGCGGATGCAATGGGCAATGCTGCAAGTCGTATTTCCCAGAGCATGGCCAGCAACGGTACAACCAACCCTTATTTCAAGGATGGCAATTCGGATGGTGGCAGTTCCGGCTATATGAATGACAAACTCAAAGGCAATTCTTAA
- the traK gene encoding conjugative transposon protein TraK, with protein sequence MFKKMKNIDTAFRHIRGFTMLIIAGSVLLSCFALYKSFSLVSQMQDRIYILANGKALEAYSAGRKDNIPVEARDHVKTFHQLFFTLDPDDKAIATNITKALYLADGSAKRIYDDLKENGYYAGLISGNVNQTIHVDSVAVDINEYPYKFRCYATQRIVRPTSITTRSLITEGALRNVSRSDHNPHGFLIERWATIANKDLKTTARRY encoded by the coding sequence ATGTTTAAAAAAATGAAAAATATCGATACGGCTTTCCGACATATCCGGGGCTTTACCATGCTCATTATTGCAGGCTCGGTACTACTATCCTGTTTTGCACTTTATAAGAGTTTCAGTCTGGTATCCCAGATGCAGGACAGGATTTACATTCTTGCCAATGGCAAGGCACTCGAAGCCTATTCCGCCGGACGTAAGGACAATATCCCGGTGGAAGCACGGGATCATGTGAAAACCTTCCACCAATTGTTCTTTACCCTTGACCCGGATGATAAAGCGATAGCAACAAATATTACCAAAGCTTTATACCTGGCTGATGGCAGTGCCAAACGGATTTATGATGATTTGAAGGAGAACGGATATTATGCCGGGCTTATTTCCGGAAATGTTAACCAGACCATCCATGTGGATAGCGTAGCGGTGGACATCAATGAATACCCATATAAATTTCGGTGCTATGCCACCCAGCGTATCGTCCGTCCCACCAGTATCACTACCCGCAGCCTGATTACCGAAGGGGCGTTGCGTAATGTGTCCCGAAGTGATCACAATCCGCATGGTTTTCTGATAGAACGCTGGGCAACCATCGCTAACAAGGATCTGAAAACAACCGCCAGGCGGTATTAA
- the traM gene encoding conjugative transposon protein TraM — protein sequence MEKQVITPKMKRQRKFLLVLPLLVLPFTTLIFWVLGGGQVQELQAQETPQNGVNLHLPEAKLTDDKQMDKMSYYNRAEQDSAKFRELRKNDPNYKNSVISDTDDVLPQQEIESGQLSSGGLKTSLYGSGQGNDPNTDKIYKKLEALNRELNKPVERTQLPEDSPKQETKTNYGNTSVSSSDVDRLEEMMHTMSQPEAPDPELEQLNSMLEKILDVQHPERVQEKLKQLSEARREQLYEVSTAQKDDSISLMHTGHFVTPTANGFYSLDDDQIAEQPENAIQAVIHESQTVVNGSTVKLRLVNDVFINGVHIPKDNFVFGIASLSGERLHIKINSIRSGNSLFPVELSVYDMDGLDGIYIPGAITRDVAKQSADRSMQNIGLTSLDPSWQAQAAGAGIETAKSLFSKKVKLIKVNLKAGYQVLLRGEKQKQINK from the coding sequence ATGGAAAAACAGGTAATAACACCAAAAATGAAAAGACAGCGCAAGTTCCTATTGGTATTGCCGCTACTCGTACTTCCTTTCACAACCCTAATCTTTTGGGTATTGGGAGGCGGACAGGTACAGGAACTACAGGCACAGGAAACTCCACAGAACGGGGTTAACCTTCACCTGCCGGAAGCAAAACTGACCGATGACAAGCAAATGGATAAAATGAGCTATTACAACCGGGCGGAACAGGATTCGGCAAAATTCAGGGAACTTCGTAAAAATGACCCGAATTATAAAAACAGTGTGATTTCCGATACAGATGATGTATTACCCCAACAGGAAATAGAATCCGGTCAACTATCTTCCGGTGGACTGAAAACTTCCCTATACGGAAGTGGTCAGGGCAACGATCCGAATACGGATAAAATTTATAAAAAGCTGGAAGCGCTCAACAGGGAATTGAACAAACCGGTGGAACGAACCCAGCTTCCTGAAGACTCCCCGAAACAGGAAACAAAAACCAATTATGGAAATACCTCCGTAAGTTCCAGTGATGTGGACAGGCTGGAAGAAATGATGCACACCATGAGCCAGCCGGAAGCACCTGACCCGGAACTGGAACAGCTCAACAGTATGCTGGAAAAGATTCTGGATGTACAGCATCCGGAGCGGGTTCAGGAGAAATTAAAACAACTATCGGAGGCTCGCAGGGAACAATTGTATGAAGTATCCACTGCACAGAAAGATGATAGTATTTCCCTGATGCATACCGGACACTTTGTTACTCCTACGGCAAATGGATTTTATTCCCTGGACGATGACCAAATTGCTGAACAGCCGGAAAATGCCATACAGGCGGTTATTCACGAATCACAGACCGTAGTGAACGGATCTACCGTAAAGCTTCGCCTGGTCAATGATGTATTTATTAACGGGGTGCATATTCCCAAAGACAACTTTGTGTTTGGGATCGCTTCCCTTAGCGGAGAAAGGCTGCATATCAAGATCAATAGCATTAGAAGCGGTAATTCCCTCTTCCCGGTAGAACTCTCCGTGTACGATATGGATGGGTTGGACGGAATTTATATTCCCGGTGCCATAACACGGGATGTCGCCAAACAATCGGCTGACCGCTCCATGCAAAACATCGGATTGACCTCCCTTGATCCTTCCTGGCAGGCACAGGCCGCAGGTGCCGGTATAGAAACGGCTAAATCACTGTTCAGCAAAAAAGTAAAACTGATAAAAGTAAACCTGAAAGCAGGCTATCAGGTATTGCTTCGTGGTGAAAAACAAAAGCAAATCAATAAATAA
- the traN gene encoding conjugative transposon protein TraN: protein MKKINARMIMGFFLFLFVLNVNAQSILQPKSIAPYPLEITYFKTTNIIFPSAIVGVDRGSKDVLAQKAKGAANILQLKAARDSFPETNLTVITADGKLNSFVINYTLKPSVLNVSMKERDNKNSIFLSPGSVNEAEVTTYATHALYSKYKGRKVKHRKYGIRFGLNGLFIRDNLMYLRLTITNKSNISYNIDQLRFFIRDQKKAKRTASQEIEITPVHIQNKVTKIDGQSSHTLVVAVPKFTIPDKKYLAIQLFEANGGRHIELSVKNRTIIKAAVLPTLQINRKYTYQ, encoded by the coding sequence ATGAAAAAGATAAATGCACGTATGATAATGGGGTTTTTCCTGTTCCTTTTCGTATTGAATGTAAATGCTCAAAGCATCCTTCAACCCAAATCAATCGCTCCCTATCCTTTGGAGATAACCTATTTTAAAACGACCAATATTATATTTCCAAGTGCCATTGTGGGTGTGGACAGGGGCAGTAAAGATGTTTTGGCGCAAAAAGCCAAAGGAGCTGCCAATATCCTACAACTCAAAGCGGCAAGGGATAGTTTCCCGGAGACCAACCTGACGGTAATTACCGCAGACGGCAAATTAAATTCCTTTGTGATTAACTATACCCTCAAACCATCTGTCTTGAATGTTTCCATGAAGGAAAGGGATAACAAAAACAGTATTTTCCTTTCACCGGGATCGGTTAATGAGGCTGAAGTCACTACTTATGCTACACATGCCTTGTATTCCAAATACAAAGGGCGTAAGGTAAAGCACCGTAAATATGGTATCCGTTTCGGATTGAACGGGTTATTCATTCGGGACAATCTGATGTACCTGCGGTTAACCATTACCAACAAATCCAATATCAGCTATAATATTGATCAATTACGCTTTTTTATCCGTGACCAGAAAAAAGCGAAAAGGACAGCTTCACAGGAAATTGAGATTACCCCGGTACACATCCAAAATAAGGTAACAAAAATTGACGGTCAGTCTTCACATACCTTGGTGGTTGCGGTTCCCAAGTTTACCATTCCCGATAAGAAATACCTTGCCATTCAATTGTTTGAAGCAAACGGGGGAAGGCATATCGAACTCAGTGTAAAAAACAGGACGATTATTAAAGCGGCGGTACTTCCCACATTGCAAATCAATAGGAAATACACCTATCAATAG
- a CDS encoding SH3 domain-containing protein: MQNPLQKFILAFLAVFLQATDSKAESPLAQKADSLFFYKNYEESARLYQSLLENHEINRSLTYLKLAYINEHQGNFAKEAFYLYEYMQLRPSTDVFDKINHIAEENSFSGYSRSDFNFFSLFLKQYSIYIYLGILAVSLYIFVVLVFKRNKGLHIPRSHKIGLLSGILLGLLVINFPSFLQSGIVNKPIAFARKGPSSASVVVDSLREGSKVNIIGQKDIWLRVYQNRNLSYIKGSDLSIIAEK; this comes from the coding sequence ATGCAAAACCCTTTACAGAAATTTATTTTGGCTTTTTTGGCCGTATTTCTACAAGCTACTGATTCTAAGGCAGAATCACCTTTGGCCCAAAAAGCAGATTCTTTATTTTTTTATAAAAATTATGAAGAATCTGCAAGACTGTACCAAAGTCTGCTCGAAAACCACGAAATCAACAGGAGTCTGACTTATCTCAAATTGGCCTACATCAATGAGCATCAAGGCAATTTCGCGAAAGAAGCCTTCTATTTGTACGAATACATGCAGCTACGGCCTTCTACCGACGTCTTCGACAAGATCAACCACATTGCCGAAGAAAATTCTTTTTCGGGCTACAGCCGCAGCGACTTCAATTTCTTTTCTCTCTTTCTGAAACAATACAGCATTTATATCTATTTGGGCATACTGGCAGTTTCCCTCTACATCTTCGTTGTGCTGGTGTTTAAAAGAAACAAGGGCCTGCACATTCCCAGAAGCCACAAAATTGGTTTGCTCTCGGGCATATTGCTCGGACTTCTCGTCATCAACTTCCCCTCTTTCCTTCAATCGGGCATTGTGAACAAACCCATTGCTTTTGCCAGAAAAGGCCCGTCTTCCGCATCCGTGGTTGTCGACAGCCTACGAGAAGGCAGCAAAGTGAATATCATCGGGCAAAAGGACATTTGGCTCAGGGTATACCAAAACAGAAACCTGAGCTACATCAAAGGCTCCGACCTTTCTATTATTGCAGAAAAATGA
- a CDS encoding DUF5723 family protein — MFTVLGFSVCRAQNFIGIASSNYAGTQGTLMNPALSATSPYKVFINFGAVGGELQNNYLKWNAPYSLFSLVTGTVSNQYLNTGGEPIWRENYYAFNSRKSQAKMFGNLDLRGPAIQVRLDKYQMAISAGQRFRLFSSFFATSPTIFKMIGTGTRNPAIQNQYFNGEKGIMNVSGINEFYLNFSKIVRDDGTNRYAFGVNLKRFVSNLALNLRADNLAYEVVPTDATNQRQRIENVTAVGSFFHAAPSTGDLTGSWILGQMTKLSGIGKGFGLDLGVEYIYSERRSSFGQDSPVDYKLKMAAALTDIGFVSYSDPNDVVVGHVNSTGTVIQPATFYQISSTNEFIQDLENQFNPDPTQYQHAFRVYMPVRLQLNFDYHYSKHIFIAGNLRQAILPRKKFLGPIAYSGLSLVPRYEKRNIEVAVPISLDQDYSQLNFGSTVRLGPLFFGIDNIRGWFNMFKPSSASVHVGLAYGILGEKRDKGGLNCYYEEPVPKYRRKKGLFHFKK; from the coding sequence TTGTTTACAGTATTGGGTTTTTCGGTCTGTCGAGCCCAGAATTTCATAGGTATTGCGTCGAGTAATTACGCCGGAACCCAGGGCACTTTGATGAACCCCGCTCTTTCGGCTACTTCTCCGTATAAGGTGTTTATCAATTTTGGTGCCGTGGGTGGCGAATTGCAAAATAATTATCTGAAATGGAATGCCCCTTATTCGCTTTTCAGTTTGGTTACAGGCACGGTTTCGAATCAATATTTGAACACAGGCGGAGAACCCATTTGGCGGGAGAATTATTATGCTTTCAACTCACGCAAAAGCCAGGCCAAAATGTTTGGCAATCTCGATTTACGTGGGCCGGCGATTCAGGTACGTCTGGACAAATACCAAATGGCCATTTCGGCCGGACAGCGTTTTCGTCTTTTCAGTTCTTTCTTCGCCACCAGTCCGACAATCTTCAAAATGATCGGAACGGGTACACGAAACCCGGCTATTCAAAATCAATATTTCAATGGCGAAAAGGGTATAATGAACGTCAGCGGAATCAATGAATTTTACCTCAATTTTTCAAAAATCGTACGTGACGACGGCACGAACCGCTACGCTTTTGGCGTAAATCTCAAACGTTTTGTGAGTAATCTGGCCTTGAACCTGCGTGCAGACAATCTGGCCTACGAAGTAGTACCGACCGACGCGACCAACCAAAGACAGAGAATAGAAAATGTGACTGCAGTGGGCTCTTTCTTTCATGCCGCCCCTTCTACTGGCGACTTAACAGGCAGTTGGATTCTCGGACAAATGACCAAACTTTCGGGTATAGGAAAAGGTTTTGGACTGGATTTGGGGGTAGAGTATATCTATTCGGAACGACGCAGCAGTTTCGGACAAGATTCTCCGGTCGATTATAAATTGAAAATGGCTGCCGCCCTTACCGATATTGGTTTTGTGTCGTACAGCGATCCGAATGACGTGGTGGTGGGGCATGTGAACAGTACAGGAACGGTTATTCAGCCCGCTACTTTTTATCAAATTTCTTCGACCAATGAATTCATTCAGGATTTGGAAAATCAATTTAATCCAGATCCAACACAATACCAGCATGCCTTTCGTGTATATATGCCCGTACGTTTGCAGTTGAACTTTGACTACCACTACAGCAAACACATTTTTATTGCAGGCAATTTACGACAAGCCATATTGCCCCGGAAAAAATTTCTGGGTCCCATTGCCTATTCGGGTTTGAGCCTGGTGCCGCGTTACGAAAAAAGGAACATTGAAGTGGCGGTGCCCATTAGTTTGGATCAGGATTACAGTCAGCTCAATTTTGGGAGCACCGTGCGTCTTGGGCCATTGTTTTTTGGAATCGACAATATTCGAGGTTGGTTCAATATGTTTAAGCCGAGTTCGGCCAGTGTACATGTGGGATTGGCTTACGGTATTTTGGGCGAAAAAAGAGACAAAGGGGGCTTGAATTGCTATTATGAAGAACCGGTGCCCAAATACAGGAGAAAGAAGGGTTTGTTTCACTTTAAAAAATAA
- a CDS encoding DUF6580 family putative transport protein codes for MKNKQQFILALVLVVLAAGSRLVPHAMNFTPITALALFSAYAFSGKWKLIIPFLAIILSDIALELTTGYGFHSGTVVVYLAFALMIGVGYLLLQKLNIARLVGATLLSSVLFFLITNFAFFYPESPVVDMAQGHYPHNFVGILASYKAGLPFFKNMLVGDVVFTLFLFGVHEFTNQIILKNSRVAA; via the coding sequence ATGAAAAACAAGCAACAATTTATTTTGGCATTGGTATTGGTCGTTTTGGCGGCGGGAAGCAGACTTGTTCCCCACGCAATGAACTTTACGCCAATAACCGCTCTAGCCTTATTTTCTGCCTATGCTTTTTCAGGAAAATGGAAGCTAATCATCCCATTTTTGGCAATAATCCTTTCCGACATTGCTTTGGAATTGACCACGGGTTACGGTTTCCATAGCGGTACTGTCGTGGTTTATCTTGCCTTTGCTCTAATGATTGGCGTTGGTTATCTTCTCTTGCAAAAATTGAACATTGCTCGATTGGTCGGAGCCACGCTCCTTTCTTCTGTACTTTTCTTTCTCATAACCAATTTTGCCTTCTTCTATCCAGAATCGCCAGTGGTAGACATGGCTCAGGGACATTACCCGCATAATTTTGTAGGTATTTTGGCCAGTTACAAGGCCGGTTTGCCTTTCTTTAAAAATATGCTCGTGGGCGATGTGGTTTTCACCTTGTTCCTGTTTGGCGTACACGAGTTCACGAATCAGATTATTCTTAAAAACAGCAGAGTCGCTGCCTAA
- a CDS encoding DUF4286 family protein: MSLLSSFTFNVNFSHALLFEQKLKTEFLPKLDLGSAIEEIKTYKLLTEIENGGQTYSVQLVFADEMAFRLFEINQKENFLNEILTAFEGQAVYFETLLEKL, translated from the coding sequence ATGAGTCTACTTTCCAGCTTTACCTTCAATGTGAATTTTTCACATGCTTTACTTTTCGAACAAAAACTAAAGACTGAATTCCTTCCTAAGCTCGATTTGGGCAGTGCAATTGAAGAGATTAAAACGTATAAATTGCTCACTGAAATCGAAAATGGTGGCCAAACGTATTCTGTGCAACTTGTATTTGCTGATGAAATGGCCTTCCGTCTTTTTGAAATCAACCAAAAAGAGAATTTTCTGAATGAAATCCTCACTGCCTTTGAAGGCCAGGCCGTATATTTCGAAACACTATTGGAAAAACTGTAA
- a CDS encoding putative porin, producing MLKSRWLLVFFVFLSSTAGAQILNDSTVNVYGPKSTGFFYEKEWLSDDSTLHHPDTLINDFHYMSINKANGWFWQDLGNEGMAARTLYFKAPNNAFTESGFSAFAPFYAPKLSEIKYFDTHSPYTEMAYVQNSRKMTNLGLTHSQNIRPNWNMTLNVNRILSAKQYSATTSEDRLMEHWDYTLNTNFTSKNKKYQLLAALVHFNHIQHEQGGISVFGEAVDSLKRGDIKGDYNTEYQERLTEVKSQERWNDFHLFHQLKLAKGLSVFHTFDFQHHKYFYSDTLVQSNNQYLIYPDTATAEKIKNYYFFHNYQNRVGLKGFYKGFKYDLGLTARIYGFDARHEGRSTSSATEILVGGRAGYWFADSSSFLDNEVYIGYGSQNKGNFYLNSELKIKNYTLGFRQVSKPAPLLYTEFSTPVAAWNQNMNNTNTTTAFAQARIAKENLWFVPKMTVHWVSNYLYFSDSLLPQQSNKKHLILNPDVVFGLRSEHWKVQNRLMLNWVIGDDRAVFALPPLMDNLNVEYNFLYAKVLRIYLGTDIYLRPAFQGLAYSPLIQNFYYDPKAGNILGVPVADIYANFMIKRVKLAFGFNYINKGLPTSGFFSTPNYLGLGRAFYLKVNWPLFN from the coding sequence ATGCTGAAAAGCAGATGGCTGCTCGTTTTTTTCGTTTTTCTTTCCTCCACGGCGGGGGCACAAATACTCAATGACAGTACGGTAAACGTATATGGACCCAAATCGACGGGTTTCTTTTACGAAAAGGAATGGCTTTCTGACGACTCAACCTTGCATCATCCCGATACCTTGATCAACGATTTTCACTACATGTCGATCAACAAAGCGAACGGTTGGTTTTGGCAAGATTTGGGAAATGAGGGCATGGCGGCCCGTACCCTGTATTTTAAGGCTCCAAACAATGCATTCACCGAATCGGGTTTCTCGGCCTTTGCTCCCTTTTACGCCCCCAAATTGAGCGAGATAAAATATTTTGATACGCATTCGCCTTATACCGAAATGGCCTATGTGCAGAATTCGCGTAAAATGACCAACCTTGGTCTGACGCACAGCCAAAATATTCGGCCAAATTGGAACATGACTTTGAATGTAAATCGCATTCTTTCGGCCAAGCAATATTCAGCTACCACCAGTGAAGACCGCTTGATGGAACATTGGGATTACACTTTGAATACCAATTTCACCTCGAAAAACAAAAAATATCAACTGTTGGCGGCTTTGGTTCATTTCAATCACATTCAACATGAACAAGGCGGAATCAGTGTTTTCGGTGAAGCGGTAGATTCTTTAAAACGTGGCGACATCAAAGGCGATTACAATACTGAATATCAAGAAAGGCTAACCGAGGTGAAATCGCAGGAAAGGTGGAATGATTTCCATCTTTTTCATCAACTTAAACTCGCGAAGGGCCTTTCTGTTTTTCATACTTTCGATTTCCAGCACCACAAGTATTTTTATTCCGATACCTTGGTGCAAAGCAACAATCAATACTTGATTTATCCGGATACGGCCACGGCAGAAAAGATCAAGAATTATTATTTCTTTCACAATTACCAAAACCGCGTGGGTTTGAAAGGCTTTTATAAGGGCTTTAAATACGATTTGGGACTGACCGCTCGAATTTACGGTTTTGATGCCCGACATGAAGGACGAAGCACAAGTTCGGCCACAGAGATTTTGGTAGGAGGCCGGGCTGGATATTGGTTTGCAGACAGCAGCAGTTTCTTAGACAATGAAGTGTACATCGGCTACGGAAGCCAGAACAAGGGAAATTTTTATTTGAACAGCGAGCTGAAAATCAAAAACTATACTTTGGGTTTTCGGCAAGTGAGCAAGCCGGCTCCTTTGTTGTATACCGAATTCAGTACGCCTGTTGCGGCCTGGAATCAAAACATGAACAACACCAATACCACCACAGCTTTTGCCCAAGCTCGAATTGCAAAAGAAAATTTGTGGTTTGTGCCTAAAATGACGGTGCATTGGGTGAGCAATTATTTGTATTTCAGCGATTCGCTTTTGCCGCAACAATCCAATAAGAAACATTTGATTCTGAATCCGGATGTTGTGTTCGGCTTGCGTTCCGAGCATTGGAAAGTGCAAAACCGTTTGATGTTGAACTGGGTTATTGGCGACGATCGTGCAGTATTTGCCTTGCCTCCATTGATGGACAACCTGAACGTGGAATACAATTTTCTTTATGCCAAAGTGTTGCGGATTTACTTGGGAACAGACATCTACTTGCGTCCGGCATTTCAAGGTTTAGCCTATTCTCCTTTGATTCAGAATTTCTATTATGATCCGAAAGCAGGAAATATTTTGGGCGTTCCTGTGGCCGATATTTACGCCAATTTTATGATTAAACGCGTGAAACTGGCTTTTGGCTTCAATTACATCAACAAAGGATTGCCGACAAGTGGCTTTTTCAGCACGCCAAATTATCTGGGACTGGGAAGAGCCTTTTACCTAAAAGTGAATTGGCCTTTATTCAATTGA